Proteins co-encoded in one Ananas comosus cultivar F153 linkage group 15, ASM154086v1, whole genome shotgun sequence genomic window:
- the LOC109721476 gene encoding meiotically up-regulated gene 185 protein-like — protein KWSIARPHGAVSSFIYCYRGYARLGFAPSARNPNVRIPSPSTSSSYLHSAFVLDFDLTGAATASRSGQRRTLTRVSNWNSEKSPYDTLELERDADEEKIKSAYRRLAKFYHPDVYNGRGSLEEGETAEARFIKIQAAYELLIDVEKRRQYDRDHRVNPLKASQAWMEWLMKKRKAFDQRGDMAVAAWAEQQQREMNLRARRLSRSKIDPEEEKRILAKEKKASMEYFSSTLRRHTLVLKKRDLMRKKAEEDKKKVITQLLAAEGLELDTDDDEAA, from the exons AAATGGTCTATTGCCCGCCCCCACGGCGCCGTCTCCTCCTTCATCTACTGCTACCGCGGCTACGCCCGTCTAGGGTTCGCACCCTCCGCCCGAAACCCTAACGTCCGGATCCCTTCCCCCTCTACCTCGTCTTCTTACCTGCACTCCGCTTTCGTCCTCGACTTCGATCTCACAGGGGCGGCGACTGCGTCCAGATCCGGCCAAAGGAGGACTCTCACGAGGGTTTCCAATTGGAATTCGGAGAAATCTCCCTACGATACCCTCG AGCTGGAAAGAGATGCTGATGAAGAGAAGATAAAATCTGCGTACAGGAGATTGGCCAAGTTTTATCACCCTGATG TGTATAACGGTAGGGGATCTCTAGAGGAAGGTGAAACCGCTGAAGCTCGCTTTATCAAAATTCAAGCAGCTTATGAGCTTTTGATAGATGTGGAAAAGCGAAGGCAATATGACAGAGATCACCGAGTCAATCCACTGaag GCTTCTCAGGCATGGATGGAATGGCTAATGAAAAAGCGAAAAGCTTTTGATCAACGGGGAGATATGGCCGTTGCAGCCTGGGCTGAGCAACAGCAGCGTGAGATGAATCTCCGTGCTCGCCGCCTCTCTCGTTCAAAG ATCGATCCCGAGGAAGAGAAGAGGATATTGGCTAAGGAGAAGAAGGCGTCGATGGAGTACTTCTCCAGTACATTGAGGAGGCATACTCTTGTTCTGAAAAAGAGAGATTTAATGCGGAAAAAGGCGGAGGAGGACAAGAAAAAGGTCATTACTCAACTTCTAGCCGCGGAAGGACTTGAGCTCGACACCGACGACGACGAAGCTGCCTGA
- the LOC109721216 gene encoding E3 ubiquitin-protein ligase RKP: MAEDSIRLNGFSSGLAVLLSDDDPKGNPQKSHLISYHGDIGNQAVERTIEYIFDLPHKSVALTSNTVDIKFICSILKNQAQRYPDSDDYSRDGVFFNDHGCGPYIVCMDKSSMCGEFKTVRKPLLVESRSVFSSARVNACVWKGKWMYEVTLETAGIQQIGWATLLCPFTEQKGVGDSEHSYAFDGRRVTKWNKEHRAYGQPWVVGDVIGCCIDFDAKEISFYRNGVSLGVAFDGIRKVGPAIGYYPAISLSEGERCDLNFGSRPFKYPVEGFRPIQAPPERVAFTTYLLQCLSRLLEVQCLERSESAYFQKLRRVKRFAPLKELFCPISHGICEKFYNIVESSEWSTEYIAWGVLSSFLVDVFGSQAPHDYSSLDRVIDLLLKFPGANSLLQHVIVALSYSCKVAPLVLTECPYSGSYPYLALACHIVRRKDMMVLWWKSLDFGFSLEGFLSMKSPNKQDLHCLIPSVWWPGSCEDVGNESSMMLTMSALSGAVAKIEEMHRDLCSLVIRFIPPGCPPQLPGSVFRTFIQNCIVKTRGVDHKMVSSGISSNTVILSLYNVILHMLSEGFSMEDSSGSTTSSRTNSGIAIGFLHRRGKRNFPVDLFFRNDTYCSGVPRIGGTMCHLSKSHQVTDDEKKEVQWDEGYTDDGDSRITHSTLQKPCCCSTPEVEVFEMSKDSVKYPGKVSKGPCKSMPEKSTPVAAECSARSFSDEIVDKPSSSDQSETDFGYRPLHNLGSVPMMDQLSSEALREEELLDIMLLLYHLGVAPKFRQAFYFMSHQSQSISLLDDTDKQIREKSSVEQVKRLKEARNVYREELVDCVKHCVWYRASLFSRWKQRGLYATCMWVVDLLLVLSDIDTVFLYIPEFYVESLVDSFHALRRSDPPFVSSSVFIKHGLSSFVTFIAKHFNDHRISSADIKDLLLQSISVLVQYKDFLVAFENNKEAVQRMPKALLAAFDNRSWLPVTNILLRLCKGSGFAVSRHAESSSSALFQVLLREACIHDEELFSSFLNRLFNMLSWTMTEFSMSIREMQDNYEIVDLQQRKCSAIFDISCNLARILEFCMREIPQAFLFGPDMNLRRLTEWIIFILNHIISAADSEFFDMSIRRPGQNQEKTNRTMILAPLVGIIVNLMDACSDPGREKLNDVISVFVSMDCPTVHYGLQYLLSYNWSIVLRGDASVTKLARLEEFSSYLRSRTEELNSRGEIETQSGDDETEDSCCICYNNNSDAFFEPCHHTSCFGCISRHLLNSQRCFFCNATVSAVVTVEPKGAQSR, encoded by the exons ATGGCGGAAGATAGTATTAGGCTAAATGGATTCTCCTCTGGCCTAGCTGTTCTGTTATCAGATGATGACCCAAAAGGGAATCCTCAGAAGTCCCACTTAATTTCTTACCACGGTGACATCGGAAACCAAGCAGTGGAACGGACCATCGAATACATATTTGATCTCCCTCACAAATCGGTCGCTCTAACCTCTAACACAGTTGATATTAAGTTTATCTGTTCTATCCTTAAGAATCAAGCGCAAAGATATCCAGATTCCGATGACTATAGCAGAGATGGCGTATTTTTTAACGATCACGGTTGCGGCCCTTATATTGTTTGTATGGACAAATCAAGCATGTGTGGGGAATTCAAGACCGTAAGGAAGCCATTGCTTGTAGAAAGCCGGTCGGTATTCAGTAGTGCTCGGGTTAATGCATGCGTATGGAAGGGGAAGTGGATGTACGAGGTGACTTTAGAAACTGCAGGAATCCAGCAGATTGGGTGGGCTACCCTTTTGTGCCCCTTCACTGAACAGAAAGGAGTGGGTGATTCGGAGCATTCTTATGCTTTTGATGGCCGGAGAGTGACCAAGTGGAATAAGGAGCATAGGGCATATGGTCAGCCATGGGTGGTGGGCGATGTGATTGGATGTTGTATTGATTTTGATGCTAAAGAGATCTCCTTTTATAGAAACGGGGTTTCTCTTGGAGTGGCGTTTGATGGAATCCGCAAAGTGGGTCCGGCAATTGGCTATTATCCGGCGATTTCCCTCTCTGAAGGTGAGCGTTGCGATTTGAACTTTGGATCTCGGCCATTCAAATACCCTGTTGAGGGGTTTCGTCCGATTCAGGCTCCGCCCGAACGTGTAGCTTTTACTACTTATCTGCTCCAGTGCTTGTCCAGGTTACTGGAGGTGCAGTGTTTGGAGAGATCTGAGTCAGCTTATTTTCAGAAATTGAGAAGGGTGAAGAGGTTTGCACCACTGAAAGAACTGTTTTGCCCCATATCACATGGAATCTGTGAAAAATTCTACAACATAGTCGAGTCAAGTGAGTGGAGTACTGAATATATTGCCTGGGGAGTACTTTCTTCTTTCCTGGTAGATGTCTTCGGGTCCCAAGCACCGCATGATTATTCAAGTTTGGATCGGGTTATTGACCTGTTGCTCAAGTTTCCAGGCGCGAACTCATTGCTCCAGCATGTTATTGTGGCACTTTCTTATAGCTGCAAAGTAGCGCCACTTGTTCTAACCGAGTGTCCTTATTCTGGATCATATCCTTATCTTGCACTGGCTTGCCATATTGTCAGGCGTAAAGACATGATGGTCCTGTGGTGGAAATCGCTGGATTTTGGATTTTCATTGGAAGGTTTCCTTTCGATGAAGAGCCCAAACAAGCAGGATTTACACTGCCTTATTCCGTCTGTGTGGTGGCCTGGTTCATGTGAGGATGTCGGTAATGAAAGCAGCATGATGTTGACCATGTCAGCATTATCTGGAGCAGTTGCAAAG ATTGAGGAAATGCATCGCGACCTTTGTAGTTTGGTCATTCGTTTCATACCTCCAGGGTGTCCTCCCCAGTTACCTGGCTCCGTGTTCAGAACTTTCATACAGAATTGCATAGTAAAGACGAGAGGTGTAGATCACAAGATGGTATCTTCTGGTATTTCAAGCAATACCGTGATTCTTTCTCTTTACAATGTTATCCTGCATATGCTATCTGAAGGATTCTCCATGGAGGATTCTTCTGGGTCAACGACCAGCTCTAGAACAAACTCTGGAATTGCTATTGGATTTCTCCACAGACGTGGAAAAAGGAACTTTCCTGTGGACTTGTTTTTTCGAAATGATACATATTGCAGTGGAGTTCCTAGAATTGGTGGTACAATGTGTCATCTATCAAAGTCTCACCAAGTCACTGATGATGAGAAAAAGGAAGTACAGTGGGATGAAGGCTACACAGATGATGGAGATTCAAGAATAACACATTCTACATTGCAGAAACCTTGTTGTTGTTCAACACCTGAGGTTGAAGTCTTCGAAATGTCAAAAGATAGTGTTAAATACCCAGGTAAAGTTTCTAAAGGTCCATGTAAGTCTATGCCGGAAAAGTCAACTCCTGTCGCAGCAGAATGCAGTgcaaggagtttcagtgatgaGATTGTGGATAAACCTAGTTCAAGCGACCAGTCAGAAACTGATTTTGGGTACAGACCATTGCATAATTTGGGGAGCGTCCCAATGATGGATCAATTATCTTCAGAAGCATTGAGAGAGGAGGAGCTACTTGATATTATGCTATTGCTTTATCATTTGGGTGTTGCACCGAAATTTCGGCAG GCATTTTATTTCATGTCTCATCAGTCGCAATCAATTTCTCTATTAGATGATACTGACAAACAGATAAGAGAAAAATCATCCGTTGAGCAAGTAAAGCGCTTGAAGGAAGCTCGCAATGTTTATCGTGAAGAATTGGTTGACTGTGTCAAGCATTGTGTATG GTATCGTGCCTCTCTTTTTTCTCGGTGGAAGCAAAGAGGATTGTATGCGACATGCATGTGGGTAGTGGATCTACTGTTGGTCCTCAGCGATATTGATACTGTTTTCCTATATATTCCTGAATTTTATGTGGAATCGCTG GTTGATAGTTTCCATGCATTGCGAAGGAGTGATCCTCCATTTGTTTCTTCTTCAGTGTTTATCAAGCATGGACTTTCATCATTT GTTACCTTTATTGCTAAGCACTTCAATGATCACCGAATTTCAAGTGCGGACATAAAAGATCTTCTTCTCCAGTCAATATCAGTCTTAGTACAGTATAAGGACTTTTTAGTTGCCTTTGAGAACAACAAGGAAGCTGTTCAGAGAATGCCAAAAGCCTTACTAGCAGCATTTGATAACCGATCCTGGTTACCTGTTACAAATATACTTCTACGACTATGCAAAGGTTCTGGATTTGCTGTGTCAAGACATGCAGAATCTTCATCATCAGCACTTTTCCAG GTGTTGCTGCGAGAGGCATGCATTCACGATGAGGAattattttcttcctttctcAATCGACTTTTCAACATGCTGAGCTGGACTATGACGGAATTCTCTATGTCCATTCGAGAGATGCAAGACAATTATGAG ATTGTTGACCTGCAGCAAAGAAAATGCAGTGCGATATTTGACATTTCATGCAACCTTGCAAGGATACTAGAATTCTGTATGCGTGAAATTCCTCAGGCATTTCTTTTTGGGCCTGACATGAATCTTCGGAGGCTAACTGAATggatcatttttattttgaaccaCATAATTTCAGCTGCTGATTCAGAGTTTTTTGACAT GTCAATTAGGCGACCTGGCCAGAACCAAGAGAAAACAAATCGGACTATGATTTTGGCACCTCTGGTTGGGATCATTGTTAATCTCATGGATGCTTGTTCAGATCCAGGGCGAGAAAAGCTGAATGATGTGATTTCTGTGTTTGTTAGCATGGACTGTCCTACCGTCCACTACGGATTGCAATACCTGCTAAGCTACAATTGG AGCATTGTCCTGAGAGGAGATGCTTCCGTTACGAAGCTTGCCCGGCTTGAGGAATTCTCCAGCTACTTGAGAAGCAGAACAGAGGAGTTAAATAGCAGAGGAGAAATAGAAACCCAAAGTGGTGATGATGAAACAGAAGATAGCTGCTGCATCTGCTACAACAATAATTCAGATGCTTTCTTCGAGCCGTGCCACCACACATCTTGCTTTGGCTGCATAAGCCGACACCTTTTGAACAGCCAGAGATGTTTCTTTTGTAACGCCACAGTTTCAGCTGTCGTGACGGTAGAACCTAAAGGAGCGCAATCTCGATGA
- the LOC109721475 gene encoding pentatricopeptide repeat-containing protein At4g19191, mitochondrial-like, producing MTPPSTVRALNRISNPSTVACWNSAIRASVRDGLPREAVLVYRRMKQNGVRPNNLTFPFLLKAYAGLPHAPAPAVAHAHVAKSPFCDDIFVGAALVDLYVKSREVDVALKVLDGMPQRDVVAWNTVIVGVSQLGSSLRRALFLFRRMRLEDIAPDLVTYISLARSCGCEEKLSFLRAVHSLAIAQGFEADASVANTLIAAYCKCEDLSSSESVFSEIAAGMRSVVSYNSMIAGYARLCLSKEAILLFSVMARDGIRPDLSTILSLLSLFANSGSLLEGELVHSLGIKLGVDCDISVMNTLISLHSKCGDLEAALYCFNNMPKKTCVSWTALISGYVQRGDINEAMALFSSMEAAGEKPDALTIVALLSACSQVGGLDLGKHMHDYVLTNGFKDDILVSNALIDMYAKCGSIGEARRLFDRMSGRTIVSWTTMVMGYAINGEFEQALDLFSHMVEQGLKPNRVTFLAVLQACVHGGLLEKGWDYFNLMSEVYGIAPRLEHYACVIDLLGRRGRVSEALDFIRRMPLEPDAGVWGSLLGASVTHREIEIGEYAASRLFSLGPQTGVSYVGMANIYAAKERWEGVAEVRTMMRQKKARKNAGQSAIEIDGLFHAFAVEDRSHPQSSQIYEVLDTLFLQLKKKQM from the coding sequence ATGACCCCTCCCTCCACCGTTCGCGCCCTCAACCGCATTTCAAATCCTTCGACCGTTGCGTGCTGGAACTCCGCCATCCGAGCGTCCGTACGCGACGGCCTCCCCCGCGAAGCCGTGCTCGTCTACCGCCGCATGAAGCAGAACGGAGTCCGACCCAACAACCTCACCTTTCCCTTCCTCCTAAAAGCCTATGCGGGGCTCCCGCATGCTCCCGCTCCTGCGGTCGCCCACGCCCACGTCGCCAAATCCCCATTTTGCGACGACATCTTCGTCGGAGCAGCGCTGGTCGACTTGTATGTGAAGAGCCGAGAGGTGGACGTCGCGTTGAAAGTGCTCGACGGAATGCCCCAGAGAGATGTTGTTGCTTGGAACACCGTGATCGTGGGCGTGTCTCAATTGGGTTCTTCTCTCCGAAGAGCCCTCTTTCTCTTTCGCCGCATGAGGTTGGAGGATATTGCGCCCGATTTGGTTACCTATATAAGCTTGGCGCGCTCGTGCGGGTGTGAGGAAAAGCTGAGCTTTTTAAGAGCCGTTCACTCTTTGGCGATAGCACAAGGATTCGAAGCTGATGCTTCCGTCGCGAATACTCTGATTGCCGCTTATTGCAAATGCGAGGATTTGAGCTCCTCGGAGTCGGTGTTTAGTGAGATTGCTGCAGGAATGAGGTCGGTCGTGTCTTATAATTCTATGATCGCGGGTTATGCTCGTCTTTGCCTATCAAAAGAAGCCATTTTGCTCTTCTCTGTAATGGCTCGGGACGGTATTAGGCCCGACCTGAGCACTATTTTGAGCTTGCTCTCATTGTTCGCCAATTCAGGCTCGTTATTAGAAGGCGAACTTGTTCATTCGCTAGGTATCAAACTAGGTGTGGATTGCGATATCTCCGTGATGAATACTCTAATATCATTACATTCGAAGTGTGGAGATTTAGAAGCTGCGTTGTATTGTTTCAATAACATGCCAAAAAAAACTTGTGTTTCGTGGACTGCTTTGATCAGCGGATATGTGCAAAGAGGAGATATAAATGAAGCAATGGCTCTGTTTTCTTCTATGGAAGCTGCAGGGGAGAAGCCTGATGCTCTCACTATCGTTGCTCTTCTCTCTGCTTGTAGCCAAGTTGGTGGTCTCGATCTCGGTAAACATATGCATGATTACGTGCTCACTAACGGGTTCAAAGACGACATATTAGTGAGCAATGCATTGATCGACATGTATGCAAAATGTGGTAGCATCGGTGAAGCTCGAAGGCTCTTTGATAGAATGAGCGGAAGAACTATAGTATCTTGGACCACCATGGTTATGGGTTATGCCATAAATGGGGAATTTGAGCAAGCTTTGGATCTCTTCTCACACATGGTGGAACAAGGATTGAAGCCTAATCGTGTAACCTTTCTCGCGGTTCTTCAAGCATGCGTTCATGGTGGTTTGCTTGAGAAAGGATGGGACTATTTCAATCTCATGAGTGAAGTTTACGGCATAGCTCCAAGGTTAGAACACTATGCTTGTGTCATTGATCTCCTTGGCCGTCGAGGAAGAGTGAGCGAGGCACTGGATTTCATTAGAAGGATGCCTCTTGAACCAGATGCAGGTGTGTGGGGTTCTTTGTTGGGTGCTTCGGTAACTCATCGCGAAATTGAAATTGGCGAGTACGCAGCGAGCCGCCTTTTTAGTCTGGGGCCTCAAACTGGAGTGTCGTATGTCGGCATGGCCAACATTTATGCTGCGAAAGAGAGGTGGGAGGGCGTGGCAGAGGTAAGAACGATGATGAGGCAGAAGAAGGCGAGGAAAAATGCAGGCCAGAGCGCCATAGAGATCGATGGGCTCTTCCATGCATTCGCTGTCGAAGATAGGTCTCACCCGCAAAGCTCACAGATTTATGAAGTCTTGGATACTTTGTTCttgcagttaaaaaaaaagcagatgtaa
- the LOC109721371 gene encoding somatic embryogenesis receptor kinase 1-like — translation MAISTRQAVAPWFLWLLLLFNPVARVLANPEGDALSKLKNNLNDPTNVLQSWDPTLVNPCTWFHVTCDNDNSVIRVDLGNAQLSGTLVPDLGVLKNLQYLELYSNNISGSIPYELGNLTNLVSLDLYMNKFSGPIPPTLGNLMNLRFLRLNNNSLSGQIPQSLTNITTLQVLDLSNNNLSGPVPSTGSFLLFTPISFQNNPNLCGPGTTKRCPNGPPLPSPPPFVPPTPPSSPGSSASTTGALAGGVAAGAALLFAAPAIGFAWWRRRKPQEHFFDVPAEEDPEVHLGQLKRFSLRELQVATDNFSPKNILGRGGFGKVYKGRLADGTLVAVKRLKEERTPGGELQFQTEVEMISMAVHRNLLRLRGFCMTPTERLLVYPYMANGSVASCLRERLPSQPPLDWPTRRRIALGAARGLSYLHDHCDPKIIHRDVKAANILLDEEFEAVVGDFGLAKLMDYKDTHVTTAVRGTIGHIAPEYLSTGKSSEKTDVFGYGIMLLELITGQRAFDLARLANDDDVMLLDWVKALLKEKKLEMLVDPDLQNNYIDVEVESLIQVALLCTQSSPMERPKMSEVVRMLEGDGLAERWEEWQKVEVVRQEMEMDPRNHNSEWIIDSTDNLRADELSGPR, via the exons ATGGCGATCTCCACACGACAAGCGGTAGCGCCGTGGTTTCTGTGGCTTCTATTGTTGTTTAATCCCGTTGCTAGGGTTCTAGCGAACCCGGAAG GTGATGCATTAAGCAAATTAAAGAACAATTTGAACGATCCTACTAATGTACTGCAGAGTTGGGACCCAACGCTGGTCAATCCGTGCACATGGTTCCATGTTACCTGTGATAACGATAATAGTGTTATCAGAGT TGATCTTGGAAATGCACAGTTGTCTGGTACATTGGTTCCTGATCTCGGTGTACTAAAAAATTTGCAATATCT GGAACTCTACAGTAACAACATTAGTGGGAGTATTCCTTATGAACTTGGGAATCTGACAAATTTGGTGAGCTTGGATCTGTACATGAACAAGTTCAGTGGCCCGATTCCCCCTACATTGGGGAACCTGATGAATCTACGTTTCCT TCGGCTCAACAACAATAGCTTATCTGGTCAAATTCCTCAATCTTTGACCAATATCACCACGCTTCAAGTTCT GGATTTGTCAAACAACAATCTATCAGGACCTGTTCCTTCTACTGGATCTTTCTTACTTTTCACCCCCATAAG ttttcaAAACAACCCTAATTTGTGTGGCCCGGGAACGACAAAACGTTGTCCTAATGGCCCTCCATTGCCTTCGCCGCCTCCATTTGTTCCTCCAACACCGCCATCATCTCCAG GAAGCAGTGCCTCTACAACTGGGGCACTTGCTGGAGGAGTCGCTGCAGGCGCCGCTCTTTTGTTTGCTGCACCGGCTATCGGGTTTGCATGGTGGCGGCGCCGCAAGCCACAAGAGCATTTCTTTGATGTACCAG CTGAAGAAGACCCAGAAGTCCATTTGGGTCAGCTCAAAAGATTTTCTCTGCGGGAATTACAAGTCGCAACTGATAACTTCAGCCCCAAGAACATTTTGGGCAGAGGAGGTTTCGGAAAGGTGTACAAGGGCCGTCTTGCTGACGGTACGTTGGTGGCGGTAAAGAGGTTAAAAGAAGAGAGAACACCAGGTGGCGAGCTTCAGTTTCAAACAGAAGTTGAAATGATTAGCATGGCAGTGCATCGTAACCTGCTCCGCCTTCGTGGATTCTGCATGACGCCGACCGAACGGTTGCTTGTGTATCCCTATATGGCTAATGGAAGTGTTGCTTCATGCTTAAGAG AGAGATTACCTTCTCAGCCACCTCTAGATTGGCCAACCCGACGACGGATTGCTTTGGGAGCGGCGAGGGGGCTGTCGTACTTGCATGATCACTGTGACCCAAAAATTATCCACCGAGATGTCAAAGCTGCAAATATATTACTGGATGAAGAGTTCGAGGCGGTTGTTGGGGACTTCGGCCTGGCTAAACTCATGGACTACAAAGACACTCACGTGACAACCGCTGTTCGTGGAACGATTGGACACATCGCCCCTGAATACTTGTCTACTGGAAAGTCATCAGAAAAAACTGATGTTTTTGGGTATGGGATCATGCTTCTGGAACTCATTACAGGGCAAAGGGCATTTGATCTTGCCAGGCTCGCGAATGATGATGATGTCATGTTGCTTGACTGG GTAAAAGCACTCCTTAAAGAAAAGAAGTTGGAAATGTTGGTAGACCCGGACCTACAGAACAACTATATCGATGTCGAAGTCGAGTCGCTTATACAAGTCGCGCTGCTATGTACACAGAGTTCGCCAATGGAGCGGCCGAAGATGTCGGAGGTGGTGAGAATGCTTGAAGGAGATGGTCTCGCAGAGAGATGGGAGGAGTGGCAGAAAGTAGAAGTGGTACGACAAGAGATGGAGATGGACCCTCGTAATCACAATTCTGAGTGGATAATAGACTCCACCGACAACCTTCGTGCAGATGAATTATCTGGCCCTAGATGA